A window of Cryptomeria japonica chromosome 3, Sugi_1.0, whole genome shotgun sequence contains these coding sequences:
- the LOC131037334 gene encoding disease resistance protein Roq1-like, giving the protein MASSSSSPVARSIVSAKLYDVFISHRGPDVKETLAKQLYDLLQERRCQAFLDREEIKGGDSIPSAIHNAICSSVVQIAIFSKGYAESSWCLDELVLMLQQTDALFIPVFYDVKPWELRYIENKNSQYAAAFFYYQSQGRNLDKLHKWKSSLESASNISGYELSQYQDNLCEKIVSRVIQVVQEKKNSIALDVAKYPVELAKLVQDFERSCSKTETVRDKLLEDLFPKDQEIKELKIRSVHDGIGKLKYHLGRARHLHFLIILDDIDRENQLDALLPEGMLNSGSLDPPIAYEKLVEKFVEFCGGLPLSLEVLGAHVYRRNEHYWG; this is encoded by the exons ATGgcttcctcttcctcctctcctGTGGCAAGATCGATTGTATCTGCTAAACTGTATGATGTATTCATCAGCCACCGAGGCCCTGATGTCAAAGAAACGCTTGCTAAACAACTGTATGACCTTCTTCAGGAAAGAAGGTGCCAGGCATTTCTAGACCGTGAAGAGATAAAAGGGGGAGACTCTATTCCATCTGCCATTCACAATGCCATATGCTCATCTGTTGTCCAAATAGCCATTTTTTCAAAAGGGTATGCAGAATCTTCATGGTGTTTGGACGAGCTGGTTCTTATGCTACAACAAACTGATGCCCTGTTTATTCCTGTCTTCTACGATGTCAAGCCATGGGAGCTACGGTACATCGAGAACAAGAATTCACAGTATGCTGCAGCATTTTTTTATTATCAAAGCCAAGGCAGGAATCTTGATAAGCTTCATAAATGGAAAAGCTCCCTTGAATCTGCTTCAAATATATCTGGTTATGAACTTAGCCAGTATCAAGA CAATTTGTGTGAGAAAATTGTGTCTCGTGTGATACAAGtagtgcaagaaaagaaaaatagtaTAGCATTAGATGTTGCAAAATATCCGGTTGAACTTGCTAAACTCGTCCAAGATTTTGAAAGGTCTTGTTCAAAGACAGAGACAGTGAGGGACAAG CTCTTAGAAGATCTTTTCCCTAAAGATCAAGAGATAAAAGAACTAAAGATTAGAAGTGTGCATGATGGAATCGGAAAGCTGAAGTATCATCTGGGAAGGGCAAGACATTTGCATTTCCTTATAATTCTAGATGATATAGATCGTGAGAACCAGTTAGATGCCCTTTTACCTGAAGGTATGCTGAACTCTGGTAGTCTG GATCCACCCATTGCATATGAAAAATTGGTTGAGAAGTTCGTGGAATTCTGTGGAGGTTTACCTCTCTCACTCGAAGTTCTGGGTGCCCATGTTTATCGAAGGAATGAACATTATTGGGGTTAG
- the LOC131037381 gene encoding disease resistance protein RPP2B-like, which yields MQRLKISFDGLDREEKHIFIDIACFFNKKERVDLMSDVITIWKASGWSAEHAVKTLQDKCLVELVKEGLWGSYPHFEMHDHLRDLGRQMADGFGPPRLWKPDILRSMEEKGFQHILTETKGRCFHSFVDLSLGRKITYFIGGLNDSVETDLLLLDIDNRHYLGGELECILSWIPLRKLHILSVNNAKDLWSNFQKQLQTNTQASFELKVLKIWYSPSLKKLPDLIAMFHHLEELYIGSSFHKTDLASFAQSLIQLSNLRSLSLENAYGVSFGGILDLSKGRDSTNLVSSTSNRMNSLETIYFHKLHNISKLLISGEIIPDFNHW from the exons ATGCAAAGACTTAAAATTAGCTTTGATGGTCTAGACAGAGAGGAGAAACATATATTTATAGACATAGCTTGTTTCTTCAATAAGAAAGAACGAGTTGATTTGATGAGTGATGTTATAACAATCTGGAAAGCATCAGGTTGGAGTGCTGAGCATGCAGTTAAAACCCTGCAAGATAAGTGCCTGGTTGAACTGGTTAAGGAAGGGTTATGGGGATCCTATCCACACTTCGAAATGCATGATCACCTCCGCGATCTGGGAAGACAAATGGCAGATGGCTTTGGCCCTCCTCGGCTGTGGAAACCAGACATCCTTAGATCTATG GAAGAAAAAGGATTTCAACACATCCTGACAGAAACAAAGGGCAGGTGTTTCCATTCGTTCGTGGATTTGTCCCTTGGGAGGAAAATTACTTATTTTATAGGTGGTTTAAATGACTCTGTTGAGACTGACCTCCTGTTGCTTGACATAGATAACCGCCATTACCTTGGTGGCGAATTAGAATGCATTCTTTCCTGGATTCCTCTGCGAAAATTGCACATTTTGTCTGTTAACAACGCGAAAGATTTGTGGAGCAATTTTCAGAAGCAGTTGCAGACCAATACCCAG GCCAGTTTCGAGTTGAAAGTGCTAAAGATTTGGTACTCTCCGTCGTTGAAAAAGCTTCCTGATTTAATAGCAATGTTCCATCATTTGGAAGAATTATACATAGGCAGTTCCTTCCACAAGACAGATTTAGCATCCTTCGCGCAATCACTTATACAACTTAGCAATCTTAGATCATTGTCATTGGAGAATGCGTACGGCGTCTCCTTCGGTGGGATTTTGGATCTGAGCAAAGGTAGAGATTCAACTAATTTGGTTTCTTCTACAAGCAACCGCATGAACAGCCTTGAAACCATATACTTCCACAAATTACATAATATTTCAAAGTTGCTAATTAGTGGAGAGATTATCCCAGACTTCAATCATTGGTAG